One genomic window of Calorimonas adulescens includes the following:
- a CDS encoding cysteine desulfurase family protein yields MEIYLDNSATTRVRDEIINNIVEIMVDNYGNPSSLHHKGFEAERMLHYSKEKIAGLLKCSPEEIYFTSGGTEANNLAIRGFLKANKRRGNHIITTAIEHPSVLNTFLDLEKEGYRVTILPVDAMGYVDVGEVKKSIVDETALISIMMVNNEVGTIEPIRDIAKITKDKGVALHVDAIQGFGKLEFNVKEYGIDMLSMSGHKIHAPKGVGALYINKDVRVSPIITGGGQENNIRSGTENMPGIVGMGKAVELLDGKIEANAMHMYNLKKRFVDELMDLDGWSINGPGLNETAPHIINISFSGVRGEVLVHALEEYGIYVSTGSACSSKHSSQSHVLKALGLKHCAIQSAIRISTSIFNTEEEMIETARVLKQIIPELRKYAGR; encoded by the coding sequence ATGGAGATATATTTAGATAACAGTGCTACTACAAGGGTGAGAGATGAGATAATCAATAATATTGTTGAGATCATGGTGGATAATTACGGGAATCCTTCTTCATTGCATCATAAGGGTTTTGAAGCAGAGAGGATGCTGCATTATTCCAAAGAGAAGATAGCTGGTCTATTAAAATGTAGTCCTGAGGAGATATATTTTACATCTGGTGGTACTGAGGCAAATAATTTAGCTATCAGGGGTTTTTTGAAAGCAAATAAGAGGCGTGGTAATCATATTATAACCACTGCTATTGAGCATCCTTCTGTACTAAATACATTTCTGGACTTAGAGAAAGAAGGTTACAGAGTAACAATACTCCCTGTTGACGCGATGGGGTATGTTGACGTAGGTGAAGTGAAGAAGTCAATTGTGGATGAGACTGCATTAATCAGTATAATGATGGTTAATAATGAGGTTGGTACAATCGAACCCATCAGAGATATTGCAAAAATTACAAAGGATAAGGGGGTGGCGTTACATGTAGATGCTATACAGGGATTTGGGAAATTGGAGTTTAATGTAAAAGAATATGGTATTGATATGTTATCAATGAGTGGCCATAAGATACATGCTCCTAAAGGTGTGGGGGCACTTTACATCAATAAAGATGTAAGGGTTTCGCCAATTATTACTGGTGGTGGGCAGGAAAATAACATCAGGTCAGGCACAGAAAATATGCCTGGGATTGTTGGCATGGGGAAGGCTGTTGAATTATTAGATGGTAAAATAGAAGCAAATGCCATGCATATGTATAATTTAAAAAAGAGATTTGTGGATGAACTTATGGACCTCGATGGATGGAGCATTAATGGGCCTGGCCTGAATGAAACCGCTCCGCATATAATAAACATATCCTTTAGTGGGGTGCGTGGAGAGGTACTGGTACACGCCCTTGAGGAATATGGCATATATGTGTCTACGGGTTCTGCCTGCTCCTCAAAACACAGTAGTCAAAGTCATGTGCTGAAAGCTTTAGGGTTAAAACACTGTGCCATACAAAGCGCCATAAGAATAAGCACATCTATCTTCAATACTGAGGAAGAAATGATTGAGACAGCAAGGGTGCTCAAACAAATTATACCTGAATTGCGCAAATATGCAGGGAGGTAA
- the thiI gene encoding tRNA uracil 4-sulfurtransferase ThiI — translation MRKLFLLSYGEMSLKGSNKKFFEDMLIRNIKNRFKNCLIEKLSGKLLFTLESSQSDRDIIDEFKKIFGISRIAKVYETDLLLESIEELAVELLKDSDFNSFKVEAKRPNKAFAYLSPEINKLLGQYILENIEGKKVDVHNPDLTVYVEIRDKAFIYIDAERGAGGLPYGTSGKAVSLLSGGIDSPVSSWMMMKRGIEIIPVHFYSFPFTSERSKQKVIDITKELSRYSSDGIKLYIAFFTNIQKSIYENCPENYIVTIMRRMMMRIASRIAEKENAIGIITGENVGQVASQTLESMYVTNSVASMPVYRPVIGMDKQDIIKISHDIGTYDISIRPYEDCCTVFVPKHPVIKPSLERVNEIEKDLDIDGLVEESIERAETLYVR, via the coding sequence ATGAGAAAATTATTTCTGCTAAGTTATGGTGAGATGTCCCTAAAAGGGTCAAACAAAAAATTTTTTGAAGACATGCTAATAAGAAATATTAAAAACAGATTTAAAAACTGCCTGATTGAAAAATTGTCCGGGAAGCTGCTATTTACATTGGAGAGCAGCCAATCAGATAGAGATATAATTGACGAATTTAAAAAGATTTTTGGTATAAGCCGTATTGCAAAGGTATATGAGACAGACTTGCTTTTAGAGTCCATAGAAGAACTGGCGGTTGAATTATTGAAAGACTCAGACTTTAACAGTTTTAAGGTTGAAGCTAAAAGACCAAATAAAGCATTTGCTTACTTGAGCCCTGAGATAAATAAACTTCTTGGTCAGTATATTCTTGAAAATATCGAAGGTAAAAAGGTGGATGTCCATAATCCCGATTTAACAGTATATGTAGAAATACGTGACAAAGCTTTTATCTATATTGATGCTGAAAGGGGAGCTGGTGGCTTGCCATATGGTACCTCGGGCAAAGCTGTGTCTCTGCTTTCTGGTGGTATTGATAGCCCAGTATCGTCATGGATGATGATGAAAAGGGGAATTGAAATTATCCCGGTCCATTTTTACAGCTTTCCGTTTACAAGTGAGCGGTCTAAGCAGAAGGTAATAGACATAACCAAAGAGCTCTCAAGGTATTCGAGTGATGGTATTAAACTTTATATAGCATTCTTTACGAATATCCAGAAATCAATTTATGAGAACTGCCCGGAGAATTACATTGTTACTATCATGCGGCGTATGATGATGAGAATAGCATCGAGAATTGCTGAAAAAGAAAATGCTATAGGCATAATAACCGGAGAAAATGTTGGACAGGTAGCAAGCCAGACACTGGAAAGTATGTATGTCACAAATTCAGTAGCCAGTATGCCTGTTTATAGACCGGTAATAGGAATGGATAAACAGGATATCATTAAAATTTCACATGATATAGGTACCTACGATATTTCCATCAGACCATATGAAGACTGCTGCACAGTTTTTGTACCTAAACACCCTGTTATAAAACCAAGTTTAGAAAGAGTTAATGAGATAGAGAAAGATCTTGACATTGATGGGCTGGTAGAGGAAAGCATAGAAAGAGCAGAAACTTTGTATGTCAGGTAA
- the ychF gene encoding redox-regulated ATPase YchF, with amino-acid sequence MQAGIVGLPNVGKSTLFNALTKVGVSAENYPFCTIEPNVGVVDVPDHRLQILADMEHPQKIIHATVEFVDIAGLVRGASKGEGLGNKFLSHIRNVDAIIHVVRCFEDENIIHVDTTIDPVRDVETISLELIFADLETIERRLERTKKMTKSGDRTYIKQVEILERIKDELENGIPVRKMSFDNNEEMEFVKTLDLLTYKPVLYVANINEDEILDSENNKYINSLKQYAEREGSEVIPICAKIEAEIADLEDSEKLAFLKDIGIEEPGLNKLIRKAYQILGYITFFTAGPKEVRAWTIVKNTKAPQAAGKIHSDFERGFIRAEVVSFDDLVHAGSQIRARELGLIRSEGKEYIMQDGDVVVFRFNV; translated from the coding sequence ATGCAGGCAGGAATTGTCGGATTACCAAATGTAGGAAAAAGCACATTGTTTAATGCGTTAACTAAGGTTGGTGTATCTGCTGAAAATTATCCATTCTGTACTATTGAGCCAAATGTTGGTGTTGTTGACGTCCCAGATCATAGACTACAAATATTAGCCGATATGGAGCATCCTCAAAAAATAATACATGCCACTGTGGAATTCGTTGATATAGCCGGGCTCGTACGAGGTGCCAGTAAAGGCGAAGGACTTGGCAATAAATTTCTTTCTCACATAAGAAATGTTGATGCTATAATACATGTGGTTAGATGTTTTGAAGATGAAAATATAATCCATGTTGACACCACGATTGATCCAGTGAGGGATGTTGAAACAATATCGCTGGAACTGATATTTGCTGACCTTGAAACCATAGAAAGGCGTTTGGAACGTACTAAAAAGATGACAAAATCCGGGGATAGAACCTATATAAAGCAGGTAGAAATACTGGAAAGGATTAAAGACGAATTAGAAAATGGTATACCAGTGAGAAAGATGAGTTTTGATAACAATGAAGAGATGGAGTTTGTCAAAACTCTTGACCTGCTTACATACAAGCCAGTACTTTATGTAGCAAATATTAATGAAGATGAAATATTGGACAGTGAAAATAATAAATATATAAATTCTTTAAAACAGTATGCTGAAAGGGAAGGATCAGAAGTTATACCTATCTGTGCAAAAATTGAAGCAGAGATTGCCGACCTTGAAGATAGCGAAAAATTGGCTTTCTTAAAGGATATAGGTATTGAAGAACCGGGATTGAATAAGCTGATCAGAAAGGCTTATCAGATACTTGGCTATATTACTTTTTTTACTGCAGGACCAAAAGAAGTTAGGGCATGGACAATAGTGAAAAATACCAAGGCCCCTCAAGCTGCCGGGAAAATACACAGTGACTTTGAAAGAGGTTTTATAAGAGCAGAGGTTGTATCTTTTGATGACCTGGTACACGCAGGAAGCCAGATAAGAGCACGTGAACTGGGTTTAATACGTTCAGAGGGTAAGGAATATATAATGCAAGATGGTGATGTAGTAGTCTTCAGGTTTAATGTATAA
- a CDS encoding YhcN/YlaJ family sporulation lipoprotein — MKKNKLIYVVMIVMIFAIIVEGCQAAQRPASPRITPRTTRYTPSAPKTTPSIPSPGVPSPSVPNNLSTTPSTVNMRASTIANAVNKINGVDRSSVVISGNNAVVGVKVTSNYPGNDIDKLKRNVVNTVKTTDKGIKNVYVTTDAGLFDRIDRIAKDITSGKSLTGFSDEIGDIIKKISH, encoded by the coding sequence ATGAAAAAGAATAAATTAATATATGTAGTAATGATAGTGATGATATTTGCCATTATCGTTGAAGGATGTCAAGCGGCTCAAAGACCTGCATCACCGAGAATTACCCCGAGGACTACAAGGTATACACCCTCTGCCCCAAAGACAACACCATCTATACCATCACCAGGAGTGCCTTCTCCTTCAGTACCGAATAACTTATCTACAACCCCATCAACAGTGAATATGAGGGCATCTACTATAGCTAATGCTGTTAACAAGATAAATGGTGTTGACAGGAGTTCAGTTGTAATAAGTGGGAACAATGCGGTAGTTGGCGTGAAGGTAACATCAAATTACCCTGGCAATGATATCGACAAACTAAAAAGAAATGTGGTTAACACGGTTAAAACAACCGATAAGGGCATAAAAAATGTATATGTGACGACTGATGCAGGTCTATTTGACAGGATAGACAGGATAGCAAAGGATATAACATCAGGAAAGAGCTTAACAGGTTTTTCTGATGAAATTGGAGATATTATAAAAAAGATAAGTCATTAA
- a CDS encoding MFS transporter, whose protein sequence is MEFKYAIGNFGIFYINTTISTFFVMVFRLNGIQNPAILFGTGLLMGAFIQPLIGIISDIYISKGRKIFIILGVLICVISTLLLFSKKGNIIFNVILFYIGFHLYQIPLSAFIPDNIEEDKLNTVSGLWNATGSLGSIVAPILGTIMLQKGYNYLFLGMFIVIIISAGIPLVLVKEKKGQFYNNNVINSLIIYLTDKNVRNFYISKCLWWGGLGAFLPFIMENLIFKGVSADEAGKICTVFMIFNCISSIFISRVKLGSVILPLAIALITFSGCNLLFYISSNIKWIFILIPIFGVSYGTIMVCSYNLMIRMIPKGEGGMYLGFDNIFVNIPQAISAFLVSSLAIYDKDIFLIISSSFMALACIYIYHSWDIS, encoded by the coding sequence GTGGAGTTTAAATACGCTATTGGAAATTTTGGTATATTTTATATTAACACAACAATAAGCACTTTTTTTGTAATGGTATTTCGTTTAAATGGAATTCAAAATCCTGCGATACTTTTTGGAACGGGTTTATTAATGGGGGCATTTATTCAACCATTAATAGGCATAATAAGTGATATTTATATTAGTAAAGGCAGGAAAATTTTTATAATATTAGGTGTATTGATATGTGTTATATCAACATTGCTGCTGTTTTCAAAAAAAGGAAATATAATTTTTAACGTTATACTTTTTTACATAGGTTTTCATCTTTATCAGATACCGCTTAGTGCGTTTATTCCTGATAATATTGAGGAAGACAAACTTAATACTGTATCTGGATTATGGAATGCAACAGGGAGTTTGGGTTCGATAGTTGCCCCAATTTTGGGAACCATTATGCTGCAAAAAGGCTACAATTATTTATTTTTAGGTATGTTTATTGTTATTATTATTTCTGCCGGAATTCCATTAGTATTGGTTAAAGAAAAAAAAGGCCAATTTTATAATAATAATGTAATTAATTCTCTTATTATTTATTTGACAGACAAAAATGTAAGAAACTTTTATATATCAAAATGCCTTTGGTGGGGCGGTTTAGGTGCATTTTTACCATTTATTATGGAGAATCTCATTTTTAAAGGAGTATCAGCAGATGAAGCAGGAAAGATATGCACAGTTTTTATGATTTTTAACTGCATATCCTCAATATTTATATCAAGAGTAAAATTGGGCAGTGTTATATTACCACTAGCTATTGCACTAATTACATTCAGTGGCTGCAATCTTTTGTTTTATATAAGTTCTAATATAAAATGGATATTTATATTAATTCCAATCTTTGGGGTTTCTTATGGGACAATTATGGTGTGTTCATATAATTTGATGATAAGGATGATACCGAAGGGAGAGGGGGGGATGTATCTTGGATTCGACAATATTTTTGTGAACATCCCCCAGGCAATATCTGCTTTTCTTGTATCTTCTTTGGCCATATACGATAAGGATATTTTTTTAATTATATCTTCATCATTTATGGCACTGGCGTGTATTTATATATATCACTCATGGGATATTTCATGA